Within candidate division WOR-3 bacterium, the genomic segment AAAAGAAAAATAAAAAATATTTTAAGGAATGCCGCCGCATTTCTCCGATTCAAAAGAAAAAAATCCGTTAAATTCGTTTCCAGAGACAATTCATTTAAAAAACTCGGCGGCAAAGAAAAATCATTAAAAACTGATTACAGTTACGAAACGCCTCTTTTCGAGTCGGAAAAAAGCTTCTTTAAAACCGTGGACATTAAATTCAAAAGATTTTTGAAGAGGATAAGAAAAACCCAGAATTTCAGAACAAGGAAATTCACGAGAAGAGCCATGGTAAAAAACACAGTGACGGGCAGAAATTTTCTTTTGACCAAATACAAAGAAGGAGAGAATTCACCGGCTTTTTATCCGACACTCTTGAACCGGCTATTAGTAAATGAATTCAGGGAAGGGAAAAAAGCGATAACTAAAAAAGACCTTCTCGGGTGGCAAAAGTCATCCCATCAGAGCCTGAATATGATCCTGGTCGTTGACGTCAGTTCTTCAGTCATAAACTTCGTCAAAGCTTTTTCGAGAATAATAAATTCGCTCACCGTCTATTTCAACAAAAACAAAGACAGAATCGGAGTTATTTCTCTCCAGGGTCACCAGGCAAAAATATTGAATCATCCGACACACAACTACAAGGTGGTCTCTAAAAGCCTTCTCTCTCTCAAGGTCCATGGAAGAACCCCTCTTTCAGACGGTCTTTTGAAATCATTGGACATGGCAAGGCTGGAAAAATTCAGGAACAAGGGTTCGTTGAGTTTAGTTGTCTTGCTTAGCGACTGTTATCCCGAACCTCTGACGGGAAAATTCCGGAATATTTTCGACGAACCCGCTTACAGAAACTCTTTGTCCGCGGCAAAACTGTTCAGAAAGGCAAAGATTGGCCTGCTTCTTATTAATCCGAATTTCAAACACACTGAAACGCAAAAAGAAAAATACTTTCCCGGAGAAAAACTGTCGGAATTTATAGTAGAAAACGCCGGGGGGAAACTCGTCAAACTTATGAGTTCCGCCATATCTTCAAAGACAGTTTACACGGAAAAAGACAGGTACGAAGTCTCCCCCAAAGACATAGAAAGAATAATCAGCGGAGTCGCTTCTGCCGCCGGATCCTCAAAAAGCGGCTTGTAAAAAAATCACCTTGGAGTTACAATACTTTTTTGACCTTTGAAAATAGTTTTTCGGGCAGATTCAGCAGGTTATCCCAACAACAAAAAGGAGGAACGATGAAAATGACGTCCATAGTGTTATTAGGTTTGATGATCTTTTGCCTCTCTATTCAGGCTCAGGTCAGCCAGGCCAATTTCAAACAGGCAGTGGTCATAGACCAGGGCATTGACGAGGAAGCTCTTTCTGGAGACCTGAACCAAACCGCATATTACAGTGAATTACCTCAATCAATTGAAGAGATTTCCGGTAATCTGGGTTCTTCCCAACCGCCTTCTGCCTACGCACCCTTATGGGGTGACGATCTTTTGGTGACAAACGAGTGCCCTGTTCAGACAAATGTGACCCGATTAGCTTTCGACTACGATGTCAATGGCC encodes:
- a CDS encoding VWA domain-containing protein; the protein is MGIHKPTVKRKIKNILRNAAAFLRFKRKKSVKFVSRDNSFKKLGGKEKSLKTDYSYETPLFESEKSFFKTVDIKFKRFLKRIRKTQNFRTRKFTRRAMVKNTVTGRNFLLTKYKEGENSPAFYPTLLNRLLVNEFREGKKAITKKDLLGWQKSSHQSLNMILVVDVSSSVINFVKAFSRIINSLTVYFNKNKDRIGVISLQGHQAKILNHPTHNYKVVSKSLLSLKVHGRTPLSDGLLKSLDMARLEKFRNKGSLSLVVLLSDCYPEPLTGKFRNIFDEPAYRNSLSAAKLFRKAKIGLLLINPNFKHTETQKEKYFPGEKLSEFIVENAGGKLVKLMSSAISSKTVYTEKDRYEVSPKDIERIISGVASAAGSSKSGL